A region from the Hylaeus volcanicus isolate JK05 chromosome 6, UHH_iyHylVolc1.0_haploid, whole genome shotgun sequence genome encodes:
- the LOC128878046 gene encoding GTP-binding protein 128up isoform X2: protein MARTQKNKATSGHLGLLKAKLAKLRRELITPKGGGGGGEQGFEVAKTGDARIGFVGFPSVGKSTLLSTLAGVYSEVAAYEFTTLTTVPGCIKYKGAKIQLLDLPGIIEGAKDGKGRGRQVIAVARTCSLIFIVLDVLKPLGHKRLIEHELEGFGLRLNKQPPNITFRKKDKGGINFQTTCLQSELDIDNVKTILSEYRIHNADITLRYDATSDDLIDVIEGNRVYVPCIYLLNKIDQISIEELDVIYKIPHCVPISAHHKWNFDDLLEKMWDYLQLVRIYTKPKGQLPDYNSPVVLNREKRTVEDFCNKLHRSIAKEFKYALVWGSSVKHQPQKVGKDHVLCDEDVVQIVKKV from the exons ATGGCTCGTACCCAAAAAAATAAAGCCACGTCTGGGCATTTAGGTTTACTGAAAGCAAAATTAGCTAAACTGAGAAGAGAGCTCATAACTCCCAAAGGCGGCGGAGGAGGCGGGGAGCAAGGTTTCGAAGTGGCCAAAACTGGAGATGCTAGAATAGGTTTTGTTG GTTTCCCATCTGTTGGTAAATCTACGCTACTGAGTACTCTCGCGGGTGTGTATTCCGAAGTCGCAGCATACGAATTCACAACTCTTACAACCGTCCCGGGTTGTATAAAGTACAAAGGCGCAAAAATACAG TTATTGGATCTGCCTGGTATTATCGAAGGTGCCAAAGATGGCAAAGGACGTGGAAGACAAGTTATAGCGGTTGCTAGAACCTGtagtttaatattcattgttttGGATGTACTGAAACCACTTGGACACAAAAGGTTGATCGAACACGAATTGGAAGGCTTTGGTCTACGATTGAATAAACAGCCACCAAACATAACCTTCAGGAAGAAGGACAAAGGTGGCATCAACTTTCAGACAACg TGTCTACAATCAGAACTTGATATAGACAATGTGAAAACTATTCTGTCAGAGTACAGAATTCACAATGCTGATATTACTTTGCGTTATGATGCTACGTCTGATGATCTGATAGATGTCATTGAGGGAAACCGTGTTTATGTACCTTGTATTTATTTGCTCAACAAAATAG ATCAGATCAGTATCGAAGAACTAGAtgtcatttataaaatacctCATTGCGTGCCTATTTCTGCTCATCATAAGTGGAACTTTGATGACCTGCTCGAAAAAATGTGGGACTACTTACAACTGGTGCGCAT CTATACCAAACCTAAAGGACAGCTTCCTGATTATAATTCTCCTGTAGTATTGAATAGGGAGAAGCGAACCGTCGAAGATTTTTGTAACAAACTTCACCGATCGATCgcaaaagaatttaaata tGCTCTTGTGTGGGGGTCATCGGTGAAACATCAACCACAGAAAGTTGGAAAAGATCACGTTTTATGCGATGAAGATGTTGTACAAATTGtgaaaaaagtataa
- the LOC128878046 gene encoding GTP-binding protein 128up isoform X1, translated as MSTILEKIASIEAEMARTQKNKATSGHLGLLKAKLAKLRRELITPKGGGGGGEQGFEVAKTGDARIGFVGFPSVGKSTLLSTLAGVYSEVAAYEFTTLTTVPGCIKYKGAKIQLLDLPGIIEGAKDGKGRGRQVIAVARTCSLIFIVLDVLKPLGHKRLIEHELEGFGLRLNKQPPNITFRKKDKGGINFQTTCLQSELDIDNVKTILSEYRIHNADITLRYDATSDDLIDVIEGNRVYVPCIYLLNKIDQISIEELDVIYKIPHCVPISAHHKWNFDDLLEKMWDYLQLVRIYTKPKGQLPDYNSPVVLNREKRTVEDFCNKLHRSIAKEFKYALVWGSSVKHQPQKVGKDHVLCDEDVVQIVKKV; from the exons ATGAGCACAATTCTGGAGAAAATTGCTTCGATCGAAGCCGAG ATGGCTCGTACCCAAAAAAATAAAGCCACGTCTGGGCATTTAGGTTTACTGAAAGCAAAATTAGCTAAACTGAGAAGAGAGCTCATAACTCCCAAAGGCGGCGGAGGAGGCGGGGAGCAAGGTTTCGAAGTGGCCAAAACTGGAGATGCTAGAATAGGTTTTGTTG GTTTCCCATCTGTTGGTAAATCTACGCTACTGAGTACTCTCGCGGGTGTGTATTCCGAAGTCGCAGCATACGAATTCACAACTCTTACAACCGTCCCGGGTTGTATAAAGTACAAAGGCGCAAAAATACAG TTATTGGATCTGCCTGGTATTATCGAAGGTGCCAAAGATGGCAAAGGACGTGGAAGACAAGTTATAGCGGTTGCTAGAACCTGtagtttaatattcattgttttGGATGTACTGAAACCACTTGGACACAAAAGGTTGATCGAACACGAATTGGAAGGCTTTGGTCTACGATTGAATAAACAGCCACCAAACATAACCTTCAGGAAGAAGGACAAAGGTGGCATCAACTTTCAGACAACg TGTCTACAATCAGAACTTGATATAGACAATGTGAAAACTATTCTGTCAGAGTACAGAATTCACAATGCTGATATTACTTTGCGTTATGATGCTACGTCTGATGATCTGATAGATGTCATTGAGGGAAACCGTGTTTATGTACCTTGTATTTATTTGCTCAACAAAATAG ATCAGATCAGTATCGAAGAACTAGAtgtcatttataaaatacctCATTGCGTGCCTATTTCTGCTCATCATAAGTGGAACTTTGATGACCTGCTCGAAAAAATGTGGGACTACTTACAACTGGTGCGCAT CTATACCAAACCTAAAGGACAGCTTCCTGATTATAATTCTCCTGTAGTATTGAATAGGGAGAAGCGAACCGTCGAAGATTTTTGTAACAAACTTCACCGATCGATCgcaaaagaatttaaata tGCTCTTGTGTGGGGGTCATCGGTGAAACATCAACCACAGAAAGTTGGAAAAGATCACGTTTTATGCGATGAAGATGTTGTACAAATTGtgaaaaaagtataa